From the Temnothorax longispinosus isolate EJ_2023e chromosome 6, Tlon_JGU_v1, whole genome shotgun sequence genome, one window contains:
- the LOC139815426 gene encoding uncharacterized protein: protein MPLDRSPPRGNDMGEKQTAGEGQHTLVTILDEANPAGASQIGLNTHSGSFRVHDNAFRAHNDSDDPGAQAYAIRAVKTCMFWRDHAKTWFTQTVHNIRSDELKFCLVVDNLDKESMLEIADIIEAPPAADKYQMLKDTLISRLTDSDKKRLKKLLTGGELGDRKPSHLLREMRCLTNNSVDEKLLQTLWLQRMPTRIQELLAVAEGVSLDKLAELADKAIERTLPSVSAVEAPSTASDPTLPSASKHCYYHKKFGKDARNCSQPCSWTKTKTTLAIKAPEESEN from the exons ATGCCATTAGATCGTTCACCACCTCGAGGCAACGACATGGGGGAGAAGCAGACAGCAGGAGAGGGGCAGCACACCCTCGTCACCATCCTCGACGAAGCAAACCCGGCGGGAGCTTCGCAAATAGGTTTGAATACTCATAGCGGTTCGTTTCGCGTACACGACAACGCGTTCCGCGCACATAACGATTCGGACGATCCAGGCGCGCAAGCCTACGCGATACGCGCAGTGAAAACGTGCATGTTCTGGCGCGATCACGCTAAAACTTGGTTTACACAAACTGTGCATAACATTAGATCGGACGAACTCAAGTTTTGTTTAGTAGTAGACAATCTGGACAAAGAGTCAATGCTCGAAATAGCCGATATTATCGAAGCGCCACCGGCCGCTGACAAGTACCAAATGTTAAAAGATACGCTCATTTCCCGGTTAACAGATTCAGACAAAAAGCGTTTGAAAAAGTTGCTCACGGGCGGCGAACTCGGTGATCGAAAGCCCTCCCATTTGCTACGCGAGATGCGGTGTCTCACGAATAATTCCGTGGACGAAAAACTCCTACAAACTCTCTGGTTACAGCGCATGCCCACAAGAATACAGGAGCTTTTGGCGGTAGCGGAAGGAGTAAGTCTGGACAAGTTAGCCGAGCTGGCCGATAAAGCCATCGAGAGAACTTTACCCTCCGTCTCAGCAGTTGAAGCCCCGTCCACAGCCTCAGACCCGACGTTGCCCTCC GCGTCAAAACACTGCTATTATCATAAAAAGTTCGGGAAAGACGCCAGAAACTGTTCGCAGCCGTGCTCGTGGACAAAAACCAAAACAACCCTTGCGATCAAAGCACCTGAGGAATCGGAAAACTAA
- the LOC139815427 gene encoding uncharacterized protein yields MSPSDILDNFGAISMIKSHIHKCVTCLRYSAKTPTQLMGDLPNPRVNPSPPFSHTGINYAGPMIITPVVGRGQRGSKHHVAVFGCLATKAIHLECVEDYSSEGFLAAFHQFVSRRGLPSNMYSDNGTNFRGADRELQCSFRSLRNDPSLKEILANDGVKWHFVPPAAPHFGGLWEAGVKSFKHHLKRVIGARTLSRSEFVTILCKIEACLNSRPISPHSDDPSDFTALTPGHFLIGRPLTSVPEELLLEINANRLSRWQHVQLMVEQIWRSWSSDYLHSLQQRAKWTESHDNLKVDELVLIKNNLLPPSKWELARIQQVHPGLDGRVRVDRYITLHSELKRPITQICRLPASIGPTEPVE; encoded by the coding sequence ATGTCTCCGTCAGACATATTGGATAATTTCGGCGCGATAAGCATGATCAAGTCTCACATCCATAAATGTGTTACCTGCCTTCGATACTCCGCGAAAACGCCGACGCAATTAATGGGTGATCTCCCGAATCCCCGAGTCAATCCctctcctcctttctctcACACGGGCATAAATTACGCCGGACCGATGATTATTACCCCCGTGGTCGGCCGTGGTCAAAGGGGGAGCAAACATCACGTGGCGGTCTTCGGTTGTCTTGCCACTAAAGCGATCCACCTCGAGTGTGTCGAGGATTACTCCTCCGAGGGATTCCTTGCCGCATTTCATCAGTTCGTCAGTCGACGCGGACTGCCATCGAACATGTACAGCGATAATGGCACGAACTTTCGGGGTGCGGATCGCGAGCTACAATGCAGCTTTCGCTCGCTTAGGAACGACCCTTCCCTCAAAGAAATCCTCGCGAATGACGGTGTGAAATGGCATTTCGTGCCCCCGGCGGCACCACATTTCGGCGGGCTTTGGGAGGCTGGCGTTAAAAGTTTTAAGCACCACCTCAAGCGGGTGATCGGTGCTCGTACCCTGTCTCGCTCGGAATTCGTGACTATTTTATGTAAGATAGAGGCGTGCCTCAACTCTCGACCGATTTCGCCCCACAGCGACGATCCGTCCGACTTTACCGCGTTGACGCCTGGTCATTTCCTCATCGGTCGACCGCTCACCAGCGTACCGGAGGAATTATTGCTCGAAATCAATGCGAATCGGTTGTCGCGATGGCAACACGTGCAACTCATGGTCGAACAGATCTGGCGTTCTTGGTCGTCGGACTACTTACATTCATTGCAACAGCGCGCCAAATGGACCGAATCTCACGATAATCTCAAGGTTGACGAGTtagttttgataaaaaataatctcctTCCTCCTTCGAAGTGGGAACTTGCAAGAATTCAACAAGTCCATCCCGGACTTGACGGTCGCGTTCGCGTCGATCGTTACATTACGTTACATTCCGAATTGAAACGACCAATAACACAGATCTGTCGGTTACCGGCGTCTATCGGGCCCACGGAGCCCGTAGAATAA
- the LOC139815428 gene encoding uncharacterized protein, producing MLMQELWLRKIDWDSPIPDDLLPHWINYCTDLPHICEIRIPRWTGMRQDKLEVELHGFADASTRAYAAVVYLRIVHSTTNIQVTLLAAKTKVAPLKTVSVPRLELNAVVLLTRLLDWVKNSLRFPQASLFGWTDSQIALAWIQQHPSRWNSYVANRVSEVQTRLPSVRWQHVRTHDNPADCASRGSTVVDLVHHELWWVGPPWLRKSPASWPILPTPTGKEILQTVSSEARKATVHLVDPTPEWELPTSCSSWIRLLRITAYIRRFVQNLKNKVASSTIVKSPLTAEEIHEASVFWL from the coding sequence ATGTTGATGCAAGAGCTCTGGCTCCGTAAAATTGATTGGGACTCTCCCATCCCCGACGATCTTTTACCTCATTGGATTAATTACTGCACGGATTTGCCTCATATCTGTGAAATACGCATTCCCCGATGGACAGGGATGCGTCAAGATAAACTCGAAGTGGAATTACACGGATTCGCGGACGCGTCCACTCGAGCTTACGCCGCGGTCGTTTACCTTCGAATCGTGCATTCTACCACCAATATTCAGGTGACCCTCCTCGCGGCCAAAACGAAGGTCGCGCCGTTAAAAACCGTCAGCGTTCCACGATTAGAACTTAACGCCGTCGTTTTATTAACTCGGTTGTTAGATTGGGTAAAAAATTCCCTGCGCTTCCCGCAAGCGTCATTATTCGGATGGACTGACTCCCAAATCGCATTGGCTTGGATTCAGCAACATCCATCGCGATGGAATTCCTACGTCGCGAACCGCGTCTCCGAGGTGCAGACGCGTCTTCCGTCAGTACGTTGGCAGCACGTCCGCACGCACGACAATCCTGCCGACTGCGCTTCTCGCGGCTCTACCGTTGTCGATCTCGTACACCATGAATTATGGTGGGTAGGCCCCCCGTGGCTTAGAAAATCCCCGGCCTCGTGGCCGATCCTCCCGACTCCTACCGGAAAGGAAATTTTGCAAACGGTATCTTCCGAAGCGCGCAAAGCTACCGTTCATCTCGTCGATCCAACTCCTGAGTGGGAGCTGCCCACCTCGTGCTCGAGCTGGATCCGACTTCTCCGTATTACCGCGTACATTCGCCGTTTTGtgcaaaacttaaaaaataaagtcgcCTCATCGACGATCGTCAAGTCGCCTTTGACCGCAGAAGAGATCCACGAAGCTTCGGTCTTTTGGCTTTGA
- the LOC139814782 gene encoding uncharacterized protein produces the protein MNRKSSLWCVAKECNNNSTEKRHFFLFPKEHDRWLQWIHASGRLDLQVMGPEYGHRNYRLCHLHFEEKWYKIGQKRASFHPDAVPTIFFGRDNTLVITASEEHTQERNDKEDEAVIEVVEQQEETNSSIQTSNATLAMDRDAKIAKPSTSSSMCSAAVKETSRQKKWREQRLKLKAENKMLRERLRRLRKKVENLEKSKTKSQEESKEHKILRQLGCVCASRARSHNCRINK, from the exons atGAATCGTAAATCAAGTTTATGGTGTGTTGCGAAGGAGTGCAACAATAATAGTACGGAGAAaagacacttttttttatttcctaaGGAACATGATAG ATGGTTGCAATGGATACATGCATCCGGAAGACTCGACTTGCAAGTGATGGGCCCAGAATATGGTCATCGCAACTATCGACTATGCCACTTGCATTTTGAAGAAAAGTGGTACAAAATAGGCCAAAAAAGAGCTTCTTTTCATCCTGATGCTGTACctacaatattttttggaagAGA CAATACACTTGTGATAACAGCATCAGAAGAACATACACAAGAAAGAAATGATAAGGAAGATGAAGCAGTGATTGAAGTTGTTGAACAACAAGAAGAAACAAACAG TAGTATCCAGACGTCAAACGCAACGCTAGCCATGGATAGAGATGCTAAAATTGCTAAACC AAGCACATCCAGCAGCATGTGTTCAGCAGCTGTAAAAGAAACTTCGCGGCAGAAGAAATGGAGAGAACAACGTTTGAAAttaaaagcagaaaataaaatgctgCGTGAAAGGCTTAGACGGCTTCGAAAGAAAGTTGAGAACCTGGAAAAAAGCAAGACAAAGTCTCAGGAAGAATCTAAGGAACACAAAATTCTTCGTCAATTAGGCT GTGTCTGTGCTTCTCGCGCAAGGAGTCATAATTGCcgcataaataaatag
- the LOC139815429 gene encoding uncharacterized protein, translating into MERRLSQKPEIAAQYHDFLKEYESMGHMEEMFRQIRMHRDDADYQRILWRPPASLLIRLYRLLTVTYGQKPSPFLAQRCLLQLAQDECKYFPDAVSIIEESTYVDDVLFGADDLRSLLEKRKQLVGLMNRGCFPLRKWAANSPELLTDIPEDQRESSDYPINRDDTLKVLGLSWSPHDDSFTFVISPYAV; encoded by the exons ATGGAGCGCCGACTCTCGCAGAAACCCGAGATCGCCGCTCAGTATCACGATTTCCTCAAGGAATACGAATCCATGGGGCACATGGAAGAG ATGTTCCGTCAGATACGCATGCATCGTGACGACGCGGATTATCAACGAATTCTTTGGCGCCCTCCCGCAAGTCTGTTGATTCGACTGTATCGCTTGCTCACCGTGACTTACGGCCAAAAGCCATCGCCCTTTCTCGCGCAGCGCTGCCTTCTTCAATTAGCTCAGGAcgaatgtaaatattttcccGACGCGGTTTCAATAATCGAAGAATCGACCTACGTCGATGACGTTCTTTTCGGAGCAGACGACCTTCGGTCTCTGCTCGAGAAACGCAAGCAACTCGTCGGACTAATGAATCGCGGATGTTTTCCCCTCCGAAAATGGGCCGCGAATTCACCCGAACTGTTGACGGATATCCCGGAGGACCAACGTGAATCCTCGGACTATCCGATCAATCGCGATGACACGCTCAAAGTCCTCGGCCTGTCTTGGTCACCGCATGACGACTCGTTCACCTTTGTAATCTCGCCTTACGCCGTATAA